From Williamwhitmania sp., the proteins below share one genomic window:
- a CDS encoding tetratricopeptide repeat protein produces the protein ECFSKMLALTVENRIEAIEDISAMLLDAGEAEHALPFLEIAITEDPENENLWFDLAYCYDRQDKVPEAIKAYSQYLDFDPFNDSAWYNLGLIYSRESEHAKALDAFEYAVAINDEMPVYLISLAHTFASLENYTKAISLFDELLEVDENNTSALCSIGECYEKLGKWDIAAAFYEKTVELDPENAEAYFGLAVVMMETNKLFESLAFVKKALKYDEVNSEYWYGLGKVYHKLGSEKEAIHAYQKALELEEDDVDSMAGLAYVYLESGEKDLAYSRFLSCIEMAPDAEFLVQAAILEYRKGQKKKAIDHVKRAIALDEEVGNKFFCEYPEAKENIDHF, from the coding sequence TGGAATGTTTCTCAAAAATGCTCGCGCTGACCGTTGAGAATAGGATAGAAGCCATTGAGGATATTAGTGCCATGCTGCTCGATGCTGGTGAGGCGGAGCATGCGTTACCATTTTTGGAAATAGCCATTACTGAGGATCCAGAAAACGAGAATTTGTGGTTCGATCTAGCCTACTGCTACGATAGGCAGGATAAGGTGCCCGAAGCCATAAAGGCTTATTCGCAATATCTTGACTTCGATCCATTTAACGATTCGGCATGGTATAATTTGGGCCTCATCTATTCACGTGAGAGTGAGCACGCCAAGGCGTTGGATGCCTTTGAATACGCCGTGGCAATTAATGATGAGATGCCGGTTTACCTAATTAGCTTAGCCCACACCTTCGCCTCGCTCGAAAATTACACAAAGGCTATTAGCCTCTTCGACGAACTCCTGGAGGTTGATGAGAATAATACCAGCGCTCTTTGCTCAATTGGTGAATGCTATGAGAAATTGGGAAAGTGGGATATTGCTGCCGCTTTTTACGAAAAAACAGTGGAACTCGATCCTGAGAACGCAGAGGCCTATTTTGGCCTGGCGGTTGTGATGATGGAGACCAATAAGCTGTTTGAAAGCCTTGCCTTTGTGAAAAAAGCTTTGAAGTATGATGAGGTGAACTCCGAATACTGGTATGGCCTTGGAAAGGTGTACCATAAGCTTGGATCGGAAAAGGAGGCAATTCATGCATACCAGAAAGCACTTGAACTTGAGGAGGATGACGTCGATTCAATGGCTGGTCTTGCCTACGTATACTTAGAATCAGGAGAGAAGGATCTAGCTTACAGCCGCTTTTTATCGTGCATTGAAATGGCACCCGATGCCGAGTTTCTTGTTCAGGCTGCTATTCTAGAATATAGAAAAGGACAAAAGAAGAAGGCTATCGACCATGTCAAAAGGGCCATTGCCCTTGATGAAGAGGTTGGAAATAAGTTTTTTTGCGAGTATCCAGAAGCCAAAGAGAATATTGACCATTTTTAA